The Brassica oleracea var. oleracea cultivar TO1000 chromosome C6, BOL, whole genome shotgun sequence genome includes a region encoding these proteins:
- the LOC106298461 gene encoding chaperone protein DnaJ isoform X1 — MEKEDLYAVMDLNKECSQGDLRLSYKNLALKWHPDRFSEENEKDEANTKFQSIQRAYSVLSDSNKRMLYDIGAYDSDDDDETGMADFINEMVTLMAQTQSTGDETLEEFEKLFQELLMDDVNQLKTPSSSFPYTPFSGTVYGDDLSNDDIPNKVNLDSYCCISSGEVSGPSTSSRVGNRRSTKY; from the exons ATGGAGAAGGAAGACTTGTACGCTGTTATGGATTTGAACAAGGAATGTTCACAAGGAGATCTCAGACTTTCTTACAAGAACCTTGCTCTG AAATGGCATCCAGATCGGTTTAGTGAAGAAAATGAGAAAGACGAAGCCAATACGAAATTTCAATCCATTCAACGAGCCTATTCTG TTTTGTCGGATTCGAACAAGAGGATGTTGTATGACATCGGAGCATACGACAGTGATGATGACGACGAAACT GGAATGGCTGATTTCATAAATGAGATGGTGACTCTGATGGCTCAAACTCAATCTACG GGAGACGAAACCTTAGAAGAATTTGAAAAGTTGTTTCAAGAATTGTTGATGGACGATGTGAATCAATTGAAAACTCCTTCATCTTCATTTCCGTATACACCATTTAGTGGCACGGTCTATGGCGATGATTTGTCAAATGATGATATACCGAACAAAGTTAACCTTGACAGTTATTGCTGTATAAGTTCTGGTGAG GTGAGTGGTCCATCGACGAGTTCCCGGGTTGGCAATAGAAGATCTACGAAGTACTAG
- the LOC106298708 gene encoding probable complex I intermediate-associated protein 30 isoform X1: MKVLLIISLTWELEEMVPPVEKCIFKFSSKEDLKRWHLYSDSEYGGLSSASLEIKDGGNGSDCTGVFSGNLSTEISEGSKLSINRSGFCGMRSKKFDGFIDLDGYDSIAMRLKGDGRCYISTIYTENWVNSPGQAEDNSWQAFVFAPKGNWYTAKVPLTRYLPTWKGNVIDADMEMNPGRVVGMSLSVNSQGGGFIGAKLGAGEFRVEIDWIKALRMP, from the exons ATGAAGGTTTTGCTTATCATAT CTCTAACGTGGGAGCTCGAGGAAATGGTACCGCCTGTGGAGAAGTGTATATTCAAGTTCAGTTCAAAAGAAGACCTGAAGAGATGGCACCTGTATTCTGATTCTGAGTATGGAG GATTGTCTTCGGCTTCATTGGAGATTAAAGATGGAGGAAATGGATCAGATTGCACTG GTGTTTTCTCGGGGAACCTCTCTACGGAGATTAGCGAAGGTTCAAAATTGAGTATTAACCGGAGTGGTTTCTGTGGAATGCGCTCAAAGAAG TTTGATGGGTTTATTGATCTCGACGGGTATGATTCAATAGCCATGAGGCTTAAAGGAGATGGAAGATGCTACATCTCTACT ATATATACTGAGAATTGGGTAAACTCGCCAGGACAAGCAGAAGATAACTCATGGCAAGCTTTTGTATTTGCTCCAAAGGGAAACTGGTATACAGCTAAG GTTCCTCTAACTCGCTACTTGCCAACATGGAAAGGAAACGTGATAGATGCAGACATGGAGATGAATCCAGGCCGTGTTGTGGGTATGTCTCTGTCAGTTAACTCACAAGGAGGTGGTTTTATTGGAGCTAAGTTAGGCGCAGGCGAGTTCAGAGTCGAAATTGACTGGATCAAAGCATTGAGAATGCCATGA
- the LOC106298461 gene encoding chaperone protein DnaJ isoform X2, whose amino-acid sequence MEKEDLYAVMDLNKECSQGDLRLSYKNLALKWHPDRFSEENEKDEANTKFQSIQRAYSVLSDSNKRMLYDIGAYDSDDDDETGMADFINEMVTLMAQTQSTGDETLEEFEKLFQELLMDDVNQLKTPSSSFPYTPFSGTVYGDDLSNDDIPNKVNLDSYCCISSGEWSIDEFPGWQ is encoded by the exons ATGGAGAAGGAAGACTTGTACGCTGTTATGGATTTGAACAAGGAATGTTCACAAGGAGATCTCAGACTTTCTTACAAGAACCTTGCTCTG AAATGGCATCCAGATCGGTTTAGTGAAGAAAATGAGAAAGACGAAGCCAATACGAAATTTCAATCCATTCAACGAGCCTATTCTG TTTTGTCGGATTCGAACAAGAGGATGTTGTATGACATCGGAGCATACGACAGTGATGATGACGACGAAACT GGAATGGCTGATTTCATAAATGAGATGGTGACTCTGATGGCTCAAACTCAATCTACG GGAGACGAAACCTTAGAAGAATTTGAAAAGTTGTTTCAAGAATTGTTGATGGACGATGTGAATCAATTGAAAACTCCTTCATCTTCATTTCCGTATACACCATTTAGTGGCACGGTCTATGGCGATGATTTGTCAAATGATGATATACCGAACAAAGTTAACCTTGACAGTTATTGCTGTATAAGTTCTG GTGAGTGGTCCATCGACGAGTTCCCGGGTTGGCAATAG
- the LOC106298708 gene encoding probable complex I intermediate-associated protein 30 isoform X2, producing the protein MVPPVEKCIFKFSSKEDLKRWHLYSDSEYGGLSSASLEIKDGGNGSDCTGVFSGNLSTEISEGSKLSINRSGFCGMRSKKFDGFIDLDGYDSIAMRLKGDGRCYISTIYTENWVNSPGQAEDNSWQAFVFAPKGNWYTAKVPLTRYLPTWKGNVIDADMEMNPGRVVGMSLSVNSQGGGFIGAKLGAGEFRVEIDWIKALRMP; encoded by the exons ATGGTACCGCCTGTGGAGAAGTGTATATTCAAGTTCAGTTCAAAAGAAGACCTGAAGAGATGGCACCTGTATTCTGATTCTGAGTATGGAG GATTGTCTTCGGCTTCATTGGAGATTAAAGATGGAGGAAATGGATCAGATTGCACTG GTGTTTTCTCGGGGAACCTCTCTACGGAGATTAGCGAAGGTTCAAAATTGAGTATTAACCGGAGTGGTTTCTGTGGAATGCGCTCAAAGAAG TTTGATGGGTTTATTGATCTCGACGGGTATGATTCAATAGCCATGAGGCTTAAAGGAGATGGAAGATGCTACATCTCTACT ATATATACTGAGAATTGGGTAAACTCGCCAGGACAAGCAGAAGATAACTCATGGCAAGCTTTTGTATTTGCTCCAAAGGGAAACTGGTATACAGCTAAG GTTCCTCTAACTCGCTACTTGCCAACATGGAAAGGAAACGTGATAGATGCAGACATGGAGATGAATCCAGGCCGTGTTGTGGGTATGTCTCTGTCAGTTAACTCACAAGGAGGTGGTTTTATTGGAGCTAAGTTAGGCGCAGGCGAGTTCAGAGTCGAAATTGACTGGATCAAAGCATTGAGAATGCCATGA